The following are encoded together in the Azospirillum lipoferum 4B genome:
- a CDS encoding pyridoxal phosphate-dependent aminotransferase has translation MSKQPKVSKRGAIPPFFVMEVMRAAAEREAAGLEVLHMEVGQPSTGAPKGVVQAAATAVVGSDPLGYTGALGIPPLRAAIAKWYKDRYGVDVPERRVVVTTGSSGAFQLGFLAAFDPGDRVAMASPSYPAYRHTLTAAGVVPVELPTGPEHRFQPTIELLEALDEPVQGLIVASPANPTGTMLSREELTALSDWCRANGVRMVSDEIYHGLTYGTDAVTAAEVNDQALVVNSFSKYFSMTGWRLGWMIVPDDLLRSVECLAQNLFISAPTLSQVSAVAAFDCTEELDGHVARYARNRALLLEELPKAGFTRMAPADGAFYIYADVSDMTDDSEALAKQILEETGIACTPGIDFDTARGRRFLRFSFAGSEETIAEAARRLIAWKAGK, from the coding sequence ATGAGCAAGCAGCCCAAGGTTTCCAAGCGGGGCGCCATTCCGCCCTTCTTCGTGATGGAAGTGATGCGCGCCGCGGCGGAGCGCGAGGCCGCCGGGCTAGAGGTTCTGCATATGGAGGTGGGGCAGCCCTCCACCGGTGCGCCGAAGGGCGTGGTGCAGGCGGCGGCCACCGCCGTCGTGGGAAGCGATCCGCTTGGCTATACCGGGGCGCTGGGCATCCCGCCGCTGCGTGCGGCCATCGCCAAATGGTACAAGGACCGGTATGGCGTCGATGTGCCGGAGCGGCGGGTGGTGGTCACCACCGGGTCGTCGGGTGCCTTCCAGCTGGGCTTCCTCGCCGCCTTCGATCCGGGCGACCGGGTGGCGATGGCGTCGCCCAGCTATCCGGCCTACCGCCACACCCTGACCGCGGCCGGCGTGGTCCCGGTGGAGCTGCCGACCGGGCCGGAGCACCGTTTCCAGCCGACCATCGAACTGCTGGAGGCGCTGGACGAGCCGGTGCAGGGCCTGATCGTCGCCAGCCCGGCCAACCCGACCGGCACGATGCTGAGCCGGGAGGAACTGACGGCGCTGTCCGACTGGTGCCGCGCCAACGGCGTCCGCATGGTGTCGGACGAGATCTACCACGGGCTGACCTATGGCACCGACGCCGTCACCGCGGCCGAGGTGAACGATCAGGCACTGGTGGTCAACAGCTTCTCCAAGTATTTCTCGATGACCGGCTGGCGGCTGGGCTGGATGATCGTGCCGGACGATTTGCTGCGTTCGGTCGAGTGTCTGGCGCAGAACCTGTTCATTTCGGCGCCGACCCTCAGTCAGGTCTCGGCGGTCGCCGCCTTCGACTGCACGGAGGAACTGGACGGCCACGTCGCCCGCTATGCCCGCAACCGCGCCCTGCTGCTGGAGGAACTGCCGAAGGCGGGCTTCACCCGGATGGCGCCGGCGGACGGCGCCTTCTACATCTATGCCGACGTGTCGGACATGACCGACGACAGCGAGGCGCTGGCGAAACAGATCCTGGAGGAGACGGGCATCGCCTGCACTCCGGGCATCGATTTCGACACCGCCCGCGGCCGGCGTTTCCTGCGCTTCAGCTTCGCCGGGTCGGAGGAAACCATCGCCGAGGCGGCGCGGCGGCTGATCGCCTGGAAGGCGGGGAAGTAG
- a CDS encoding esterase-like activity of phytase family protein produces the protein MPSIRPKSRRGALLATAALLSAALAAAVPAQAQEQQAKRFPATLAGHALLPADTLVQAPADAGPLFATAGKFTNADRKRVETVGSIRATSFASDPKVPRQTEIMLPVAGQAVQGFSAIVPQGNGEFMALTDNGFGSKVNSVDALLMVHRVKPDWQSGALQRLETIFLRDPDRKVPFAIVNENSTARYLTGADFDPESLVVQADRLFIGEEFGPYILELSRDGVVIAVHETMVDGKPARSPDHYRNGILPPVPGAVAFEVRRSRGFEPMGVSPDGKTLYPSLEGPLWNAAANGFENKDGRAYTRILEFDVASRTYTGKSWKYKLEDNANVVADLAMIDAGTALVIERDDSSEGAKTQACQGEAKPDCFNAPAAFKRVYKIDIAGADADGFVRKVGYIDLTDIADPDRKARAGQAPEGRFVMPHLGPEGVNIVDADHIVVVNDNNLPYSTGRTIGKADGDEMALLSVGELLRAR, from the coding sequence ATGCCGTCCATCCGTCCGAAGTCCCGGCGCGGCGCCCTGCTCGCCACCGCCGCCCTGCTGTCCGCCGCCCTGGCTGCCGCGGTGCCGGCCCAGGCCCAGGAGCAGCAGGCCAAGCGCTTCCCCGCCACGCTGGCCGGCCATGCCCTGCTTCCGGCCGACACGTTGGTGCAGGCGCCGGCCGATGCCGGGCCGCTGTTCGCCACCGCCGGCAAGTTCACCAATGCCGACCGCAAGCGGGTGGAGACGGTGGGCAGCATCCGCGCCACCTCCTTCGCCTCCGACCCCAAGGTCCCGCGCCAGACGGAGATCATGCTGCCGGTCGCGGGGCAGGCGGTGCAGGGCTTCTCCGCCATCGTGCCGCAGGGGAACGGCGAGTTCATGGCGCTGACCGACAACGGCTTCGGCAGCAAGGTGAACTCGGTCGATGCGCTGCTGATGGTCCATCGCGTCAAGCCGGACTGGCAGAGCGGCGCCCTGCAGCGGCTGGAGACCATTTTCCTGCGCGATCCCGACCGCAAGGTCCCCTTCGCCATCGTCAACGAGAACAGCACCGCGCGCTACCTGACCGGCGCCGACTTCGATCCCGAATCGCTGGTGGTCCAGGCCGACCGCCTGTTCATCGGCGAGGAGTTCGGTCCCTACATTCTGGAGCTGAGCCGCGACGGCGTGGTCATCGCCGTTCATGAGACGATGGTCGACGGCAAGCCGGCCCGCTCGCCCGACCATTACCGCAACGGCATCCTGCCGCCGGTGCCGGGCGCCGTCGCCTTCGAGGTTCGCCGCTCGCGCGGGTTCGAGCCGATGGGCGTGTCGCCGGACGGCAAGACCCTGTACCCGTCGCTGGAAGGCCCGCTGTGGAACGCCGCCGCCAACGGCTTCGAGAACAAGGACGGCCGCGCGTACACCCGGATCCTGGAGTTCGACGTCGCCAGCCGCACGTACACCGGCAAGTCCTGGAAGTACAAGCTGGAGGACAATGCCAACGTGGTGGCCGATCTGGCGATGATCGACGCCGGCACCGCCCTGGTGATCGAGCGCGACGACAGCAGCGAGGGCGCCAAGACCCAGGCCTGCCAGGGCGAGGCGAAGCCCGACTGCTTCAACGCGCCGGCCGCCTTCAAGCGGGTCTACAAGATCGACATCGCCGGGGCGGATGCCGACGGCTTCGTCCGCAAGGTCGGCTATATCGACCTGACCGACATCGCCGATCCCGACCGCAAGGCCCGCGCCGGACAGGCGCCGGAAGGCCGCTTCGTCATGCCCCATCTGGGGCCGGAGGGGGTGAACATCGTCGATGCCGACCATATCGTGGTCGTCAACGACAACAACCTGCCCTACTCCACCGGCCGGACCATCGGCAAGGCCGACGGCGACGAGATGGCGCTGCTGTCGGTGGGTGAGCTTCTGCGCGCCCGCTG
- a CDS encoding SDR family NAD(P)-dependent oxidoreductase, whose translation MPHRKTVILTGASRGIGHATVTRFSNEGWRVISCSREDVPEHCRRDPNWTHHIPADLSDPASRAAFVEEANKALDGGPLHALINNAGISPKTPIKERLGCLNGSIEGWHRVFELNFFAALVLARGFAAPLSKGKGAIVNVTSIAGHSVHPFAGSAYSTSKAALSGLTREMAVEFAEIGVRVNAVAPGEIETAMTGPEYDVLIPRIPLKRMGTPEDVAAVIFYLCGPDSAYVTGTETFITGGQHLF comes from the coding sequence ATGCCGCACCGCAAGACCGTCATTCTCACCGGCGCCAGCCGGGGTATCGGACACGCCACCGTCACCCGGTTCAGCAATGAAGGCTGGCGCGTGATCTCCTGCTCGCGCGAGGATGTGCCGGAGCATTGCCGGCGCGATCCCAACTGGACCCATCACATCCCGGCCGACCTGTCCGATCCCGCCAGCCGCGCCGCCTTCGTGGAGGAGGCGAACAAGGCGCTGGACGGCGGCCCCCTGCATGCCCTGATCAACAACGCCGGCATCTCGCCCAAGACCCCGATCAAGGAGCGGCTGGGCTGCCTGAACGGCTCCATCGAGGGCTGGCACCGGGTGTTCGAGCTGAATTTCTTCGCTGCGCTGGTTCTGGCCCGCGGCTTCGCCGCTCCGCTGTCGAAGGGCAAGGGGGCGATCGTCAACGTCACTTCCATCGCCGGCCATTCGGTGCACCCCTTCGCCGGCTCCGCCTATTCCACCTCCAAGGCGGCTCTGTCGGGCCTGACCCGCGAGATGGCGGTGGAGTTCGCGGAGATCGGCGTCCGCGTCAACGCCGTCGCCCCCGGCGAGATCGAAACGGCGATGACCGGCCCCGAATACGACGTGCTGATCCCGCGCATCCCGCTGAAGCGCATGGGCACGCCGGAGGATGTCGCCGCCGTCATCTTCTATCTCTGCGGCCCGGATTCGGCCTACGTGACGGGAACGGAGACCTTCATCACGGGCGGGCAGCATCTGTTCTGA
- a CDS encoding M48 family metalloprotease, with translation MRKPSRLVSVVAIMSMCLMSLVWGAPPASAQRRSDMQILGDAETDHIIRKMARPIFQAAGIDPESVQILLVNDPSVNAFVAGGQNIFLHTGLLLNVDDADQLLGVIAHETGHISGGHLVRGAEAMDNAFLSSLLGMGLGVIGGLASGNAGAGAAGVMLGQHLAERNFLSFSRTQEASADQAGLSFLEQSGISARGMAAFLEKLGVGEPLMNDRDAGYRLTHPLTRERIEAVKAFVARSRYADARLPAATESDLRRLQAKLYGYLDPRGALQRYKANDPSPAARYGRAYAYFRQGDVRQATPLVDGLIADEPRNPYLHEMKGDLMLQTGRAPDAVAPYRKAIELAGSEAGTIRVSLAHALLEQRDPRLADEALKNLQIAAKGKAQSAFLWRLTAQAWSMKKNDGMVAYATAEEALARGDMPMAKAQAERAEKLLPAGSPGWLRAQDIRGQTGGDRPR, from the coding sequence GTGCGCAAGCCCAGCAGGCTGGTTTCGGTCGTCGCCATCATGTCCATGTGTCTGATGTCGCTGGTGTGGGGAGCGCCACCGGCGAGCGCGCAGCGCCGCTCGGACATGCAGATCCTGGGCGACGCCGAGACGGACCATATCATCCGCAAGATGGCCCGGCCAATCTTCCAGGCAGCCGGCATCGACCCCGAGTCGGTGCAGATCCTTCTGGTCAACGATCCCTCGGTCAACGCCTTCGTCGCCGGCGGGCAGAACATCTTCCTGCACACCGGGCTGCTGCTGAATGTCGACGACGCCGACCAGCTGCTGGGCGTCATCGCGCATGAGACCGGCCACATCTCCGGCGGACATCTGGTGCGCGGGGCGGAGGCGATGGACAACGCCTTCCTGTCCTCGCTGCTCGGCATGGGTCTGGGCGTCATCGGCGGCCTTGCCTCGGGCAATGCCGGCGCGGGTGCGGCGGGCGTCATGCTGGGTCAGCATCTGGCGGAGCGGAACTTCCTGTCCTTCTCCCGCACGCAGGAGGCGTCGGCCGATCAGGCCGGCCTGTCCTTCCTGGAGCAGTCGGGCATCTCCGCCAGGGGGATGGCGGCCTTCCTGGAAAAGCTGGGCGTCGGCGAGCCGTTGATGAACGACCGCGATGCCGGCTATCGCCTGACCCACCCGCTGACCCGCGAGCGCATCGAGGCGGTGAAGGCCTTCGTCGCCCGGTCCCGCTATGCCGACGCGCGGCTGCCGGCGGCGACGGAGTCCGACCTGCGGCGGCTCCAGGCCAAGCTTTACGGCTATCTCGATCCGCGCGGCGCGCTCCAGCGCTACAAGGCGAACGATCCGTCGCCCGCCGCCCGCTACGGCCGCGCCTATGCCTATTTCCGCCAGGGCGACGTCAGGCAGGCGACCCCGCTGGTCGACGGCCTGATAGCGGACGAGCCGCGGAATCCCTACCTGCACGAGATGAAGGGCGACCTGATGCTGCAGACCGGCCGCGCGCCGGATGCGGTGGCTCCCTACCGCAAGGCCATCGAGCTTGCCGGTTCCGAAGCCGGAACGATCCGCGTCTCCCTTGCCCATGCCCTGCTGGAGCAGCGCGATCCGCGGCTGGCCGACGAGGCGCTGAAGAACCTGCAGATCGCGGCGAAGGGCAAGGCCCAGTCCGCCTTCCTGTGGCGGCTGACCGCCCAGGCCTGGAGCATGAAGAAGAACGACGGCATGGTCGCCTATGCCACCGCCGAGGAAGCGCTGGCGAGAGGCGACATGCCGATGGCCAAGGCGCAAGCCGAGAGGGCGGAAAAGCTGCTGCCCGCCGGCTCGCCGGGCTGGCTGCGCGCCCAGGACATCCGCGGCCAGACCGGCGGCGACAGGCCACGCTGA
- a CDS encoding gamma-glutamyltransferase, whose protein sequence is MRIWRGLGAVAIAASLLAGCVNTKFKTDATVQSFVVADEPYAAGIGRDILAQGGKAGDAVAAMALAMTASLPSRVGLTGGGVCVLFDAASKKARTIDFLPRPAGAGGVGMPAMARGLYAVQASAGVLRWEQVVAPAEQLAQFSPGLSRALVQDLSAFGGRLAADSDARRRLLGAGTPAVGTVAAQPELAATLSVLRRQGVGAFYAGPLAATVAQGMGLDPAQLRAYQPRVGATLTVPFDISDLHVPDTTEPDSGAAIIQAWKAVAALPPAERATRAAQLLGATGAGATAAGAGVMVIDPDENGAACAFTQGAPFGTGRGIPGTGMLVAQGVDRGGFGAPALIANSIIGRTLFAGVGTAGGNDGPAAGPAALLSVALPSGLEEKSTAPQIQAARPQSIPGRVSFVGCRVSIEDGVRYCQTATDPRANSLALTVESERKRD, encoded by the coding sequence TTGCGAATCTGGCGAGGGTTGGGCGCGGTTGCCATAGCTGCATCACTGCTGGCCGGCTGCGTCAACACGAAGTTCAAGACCGACGCGACGGTCCAGAGCTTCGTCGTCGCCGACGAACCCTATGCCGCCGGGATCGGCCGGGACATCCTCGCCCAGGGCGGCAAGGCCGGCGACGCGGTGGCGGCGATGGCGCTGGCGATGACCGCCAGCCTGCCGTCGCGCGTCGGGCTGACCGGCGGCGGTGTCTGCGTGCTGTTCGACGCCGCTTCCAAGAAGGCGCGCACCATCGACTTCCTGCCGCGACCTGCCGGTGCCGGCGGCGTCGGCATGCCGGCGATGGCGCGCGGCCTGTATGCCGTCCAGGCCTCGGCCGGCGTGCTGCGGTGGGAGCAGGTTGTCGCCCCGGCGGAACAGCTGGCCCAGTTCTCCCCCGGTCTCAGCCGTGCTCTGGTTCAGGATCTGAGCGCATTCGGCGGGCGTCTGGCCGCCGATTCCGATGCGCGCCGCCGCCTGCTGGGCGCCGGTACGCCGGCGGTCGGCACCGTCGCTGCCCAACCAGAACTGGCCGCGACCCTGTCGGTGCTGCGCCGCCAGGGGGTGGGCGCCTTCTATGCCGGGCCGCTCGCCGCGACGGTCGCCCAGGGCATGGGGCTGGACCCGGCGCAGCTGCGCGCCTACCAGCCGCGTGTCGGCGCCACGCTGACGGTGCCCTTCGACATCAGCGACCTGCATGTTCCCGACACGACCGAGCCTGACTCGGGCGCAGCGATTATCCAGGCCTGGAAGGCGGTGGCCGCCCTGCCGCCGGCCGAGCGGGCGACCCGCGCCGCACAGCTGCTGGGCGCCACCGGTGCCGGCGCCACCGCCGCCGGTGCCGGGGTGATGGTGATCGATCCGGACGAGAATGGCGCCGCCTGCGCCTTCACCCAGGGGGCGCCCTTCGGCACCGGCCGCGGCATTCCCGGCACCGGCATGCTGGTGGCCCAGGGGGTGGACCGCGGCGGCTTCGGCGCGCCGGCCCTGATCGCCAATTCCATCATCGGCCGCACCCTGTTCGCCGGCGTCGGCACAGCCGGGGGCAATGACGGCCCCGCCGCCGGTCCGGCCGCCCTGCTGTCGGTGGCGTTGCCGTCGGGACTGGAGGAGAAATCCACCGCGCCGCAGATCCAGGCCGCGCGGCCGCAATCGATTCCCGGGCGGGTCAGCTTCGTCGGTTGCCGGGTGTCGATTGAGGACGGAGTGCGCTATTGCCAGACGGCGACCGATCCGCGCGCCAACAGCCTGGCGTTGACGGTGGAAAGCGAACGCAAGCGGGACTGA